The following is a genomic window from Caldilineales bacterium.
CGCCGATGAAGCTGAGGCTGCCGGCCAGTAGCATGATGGCGCCTGCGGCCAGGTTGGCGTTGCTGAGGTCGATGTCGAACAGCAGCACGGCGACGACCAGGATGGCCATGTTGAAGACCATGCTGTAGAGTACGGCGAAAAACGTCTGGCCAGCCATGTGGGTGATGCGGTGGATCGGCGCCATCAGGGTGTATTCGATCGTCCCTTCCCAGCGTTCGATGCTGATCACATCGGTGATCCAGTAGAAGATGACCGAGAGGAAGTGCCAGACCAGGGTGCCGACGATCAGGTAGAGGGCCAGGTAGCGGCCGTCGACGGTGGCGTTGCCGCCGCCGAGCTGCTCCATGCCCAGCCCGATGTAGGCGACCGAGAGGGCGTTGGCGATGGAGTAGCACAGCCAGACGATCTCCCACGACCAGTAGCGGCGCACCAGGTTGGCGTTGCGCTCCATGAAGGCATAGGTGGCGCGCAGTTGTTGCCTGGCGAAGGTGGGTTGTGATGAGGTGATGGGTGTGGCGGACATGGGAGTAACCTTGAGAGGATGCAGGGAAGAGAGGTGAAAACAGTCAACAATCAGCAGTCAACAATCAACAGTCAACGGTTGACGCTTCACTTGCGACTTGCGACCTTAAGCCTCATCCTCCTCGCTCATCAGTTGGCGACCGGTGAGGTGGAGGAAGACGTCTTCGAGGGTGGGTTCGTGGCCGTTCTGGTTGGGGGCCAGCGTGCGCAGGGCGATGGGGGTGTCGAGGGCGACGACTTTGCCCTTGTCCATGATGGCGACGCGGTTGCAGAGGACTTCGGCTTCGGCCATGTCGTGCGTGGTCAGTAGGATGGTGACGCCGTCGTTCTGTTGCAGTTCGCGCACCACGGCCTGG
Proteins encoded in this region:
- a CDS encoding ABC transporter permease; the encoded protein is MSATPITSSQPTFARQQLRATYAFMERNANLVRRYWSWEIVWLCYSIANALSVAYIGLGMEQLGGGNATVDGRYLALYLIVGTLVWHFLSVIFYWITDVISIERWEGTIEYTLMAPIHRITHMAGQTFFAVLYSMVFNMAILVVAVLLFDIDLSNANLAAGAIMLLAGSLSFIGVGIMGSVLPLLFPERGSQMTHVIVALMLLISGVYYPIEVLPEALQKLSVLSPATYVLVGVRAALLQGAGPAALWPQIWPVLLMGFIAIPVGLKVFGLAERYAKRTGKLHRNG